Within Desulfolithobacter dissulfuricans, the genomic segment CTTCTGGACCGTCAGGTACGAGAGATAGCTGTCTAACAGATTCTGGAAAGCAGTTTTGCTCAGGGGCAATGCGGGGGTTGAAGAATAAAAAAAAGGTCTGCCCGGCCAGGCAGACCTTTTCCGTACTAGTACCGGCTTCTCATCCGGTTGTACTTGCGAAGCTTGCGCAGGGCTTCGGCCTTTTTGCGACGGCGTTTGATACTGGGTTTTTCGTAGTATTCACGCCGTTTGAGTTCGCGTTTGATGCCATCGATCTGCAGTTTCTTTTTCAGCTGTCGGATGGCATACTCAAGGTCGCCCCGTACTTCTACTTCGATCATTGGAAATCACATCCTTTGCTGGCGGCAGGCCGCCGGTTAAGTGGTTATGAAATAAGTACCTGAATATGTCAATTTATTCCGGGGGGAGGCTGTTGTCAATAGGAAAATTCCCTGGCCGTTCAGCCAGTTCGGCGAAAAGCCCTCCCTCCCCGCATATCCGGTGTCTCACTGGTACCGGGTGGGGTCGGGGACACCGGCCCTGGCAAAACCCTGTTTTCGCAGGATGCAGGAATCGCAGCGACCGCAGGCGTATCCCTCCGGTGAGGGATCGTAACAGCTGTGGGTCATGCCGTAATCCACCCCCAGTTCCATGCCCTTTCTGATGATATCCGCCTTGCTCATGTGCAGAAGCGGGGTCTTGATCCGGATCCTGGTGGTACCTTCGACTCCGGCTTTGGTGGCCAGGTTGGCCATCTTTTCAAAGGCGCTGATGAATTCCGGTCGGCAGTCGGGATAGCCGCTGTAGTCAATGGCGTTGACCCCGATGAATATGGAATCCGCCCCCAGAACCTCGGCCCAGCCCAGGGCAAAGGAGAGAAAGATGGTGTTGCGGGCCGGGACATAGGTTACCGGGATTTCACCTTCTTCGTGGCCAGGGTGGTCCGCCTTGGGGACCTCGATATCGTCGGTGAGGGCGGAGCCGCCGATATCTCGCATGTTGATGTCGATGACCAGATGTTCTTCGACTCCCATGAGGTGGGCAAGCTTTCTGGCCGCCGCCAGTTCCTGCATGTGGCGCTGCCCGTAGCGGAAACTGAGGGCATGGACGGAGTAGCCCTCGGCCCGGGCCAGGGCCAGCACTGTGGTGGAGTCGAGGCCGCCGCTGAAAAGAATCACTGCTTTTTTTTCCTGCTGCTCCATGGCTGGTGTCTATACTCCTCTTGTGTTGGGGTCCCAGATGATCTTGTGGAGCTGCGCCTGGAGCCGTACTTCCAGGCTGTCCTCAAGGATCCACCGGGCCAGGGTGGCGTGGTCCAGTTTGTTCGCAATGGCTGAAAGCAGGATGGTGGTCCCGCGCAGGGCGGGCCCGACCCGCCGAATAATCTCCCGGGCCCACTCATAGTCGTGTCGGTCACCGAGGACGAATTTGATTTCATCGGCGGGAGTGAGACGGTGGAGATTTTCCAGGTCGTTTTGCTCCACCTCGCCGCTGGATGGACATTTCAGGTCCATGATCCGTATACAGCGGCTGTCCACCTGGCTGATATCCAGGCTGCCGTTGGTCTCCAGCAGTACCCGGTACCCGCAGTCCAGTAGGCGGCGGACAAGTTCCGGGGTTTCTTCCTGCAGGAGCGGCTCGCCACCGGTGATCTCCACAAGGGAACATCGGTGGAGCCTGAGCTGGTGTTCGATCTGCTCCAGAGTCATCGGTCGCCCCTGGTCAAAGGCATACCGGGTGTCACAATAGGTGCAGCGGAGGTTGCAGCCGGTGAGGCGGACAAAGATACAGGGCAACCCGGCATAGGTCGATTCACCCTGGATACTGTAAAATATTTCATTGACCACGAGTGCCATGTTCAATCGTCGCCCGTCTGGAGTTCCTGCCGGGGAAATATCTTGCCCGGGTTAAGTATGTCGTTTGGATCAAAGAGGTTCTTGATTTTTTGCATGAGCGCAAGGGCAGTGGGGTCGAGTTCCTGGGCGAGAAAGGACGACTTGGTGATGCCGATACCATGTTCCCCGGACAGGGTGCCCTGGAGCTTGAGGACCCGGGTGAAGAGCTCCTCTCTGGCCTTGAGAGC encodes:
- the rpsU gene encoding 30S ribosomal protein S21, whose protein sequence is MIEVEVRGDLEYAIRQLKKKLQIDGIKRELKRREYYEKPSIKRRRKKAEALRKLRKYNRMRSRY
- the queC gene encoding 7-cyano-7-deazaguanine synthase QueC; its protein translation is MEQQEKKAVILFSGGLDSTTVLALARAEGYSVHALSFRYGQRHMQELAAARKLAHLMGVEEHLVIDINMRDIGGSALTDDIEVPKADHPGHEEGEIPVTYVPARNTIFLSFALGWAEVLGADSIFIGVNAIDYSGYPDCRPEFISAFEKMANLATKAGVEGTTRIRIKTPLLHMSKADIIRKGMELGVDYGMTHSCYDPSPEGYACGRCDSCILRKQGFARAGVPDPTRYQ
- a CDS encoding radical SAM protein, whose product is MALVVNEIFYSIQGESTYAGLPCIFVRLTGCNLRCTYCDTRYAFDQGRPMTLEQIEHQLRLHRCSLVEITGGEPLLQEETPELVRRLLDCGYRVLLETNGSLDISQVDSRCIRIMDLKCPSSGEVEQNDLENLHRLTPADEIKFVLGDRHDYEWAREIIRRVGPALRGTTILLSAIANKLDHATLARWILEDSLEVRLQAQLHKIIWDPNTRGV